In Edaphobacter aggregans, the sequence TGAGGACCATGCGCTTGCTGTCGTTGGGGTTGACCCAGATTTGGTGATAGTCGTCGCCGCCCGGGGCGCCTTTGACGGGGGCGAAGGTCTTGCCGAGGTCGGTGGTGAGGTAGGTGGCGGTGTTGATGACGTAGGCGCTGTCCGGGTTGACGGGATCGACGGTGATGGAGCCGAAGTACCAGCCGCGGCCCCAGAGGCGGGGCTCGGCGTTGACGAGTCGCCAGGTTGCTCCGGCGTCATCGGAGACGTAGACGCCGCCGCTGGTCTTGGGGGCGGGGGTTGTTGCCGGGGCGGCGAAGGAGCGTGCAACGGGCGCGCCGATGTCGTCGACAACCGCCCAGAGACGGTTCGGATTGCTGGGGGAGACGGCGATTCCGATTTTGCCGACGTAGTCGTCGGTGGGGAGGCCGCCGGTTAGCTGCTTCCAGGTGTCGCCGCCGTCGGTGGATTTATACAGGCCGCTGCCGGGCATGTATGACGGAGCGTAGACCGACCATGGCGGACGTCGCGTGGCCCAGAGGGTGGCGTAGAGGACGCGCGGATTTTTAGGGTCGATGGCGATGTCGACTGCGCCGACGTTGTCTGGATCGGAGGTTTTGAAGAGGACCTTCTTCCAGTGGGCGCCGCCGTCGGTGGAGCGATAGACGCCGCGGTCGGGGTTGGGCGTGTAGGCATGGCCGAGCGCGGCGACGTAGACACGGTTGGGATTGGCCGGGTCGACGACGACTCTGCCGATGTGGCTGGTCTTGTCGAGGCCGATGTGGGTCCAGGTCTTTCCTTCATCGACGGACTTGTACATGCCGATGCCGTAGGAGTGCTGGCTGCGAATGTCGGGTTCGCCCGTGCCGACGTAGATGACGCCGGGATTGGAGGGGGCGACGGCGATTGCGCCGATGGAGCCGATGGGGATGCCTTCGTCCGAGATGGGGAACCAGGTGCGTCCGGCGTTCTGGGTCTTCCATACGCCGCCGCCGACGGAGCCGAAGTAGAAGGTGTCGGGCTGGCTGGGGCTTCCGGCTACGCCGTAGGAGCGGCCGCCGCGCATGGGGCCGACGTCACGCCAGTGAAGGCCGGAGAGCAATCCCTGAGGGTAGACGCCGGAGGGGCTGGTCTGCTGGGCCGACAGGGTGAGTCCGAAGACGAAGAGGCAAAGAGAGGCAAAGAAGACAGACAGGCGGTGTTTGAAGGCCAATGAGGTTGCTCCTGGGCGTTGCTATTTGGGTGAGACGGTTCGACAGCGGTGGTGAGATTTTTGGTTGCGTTCGGTTGTCGCGGATGACGCTGCGTTGTGGATAAAAGTTGCAATGAGTTTTTGAAGTTGCTGGGTGATGGACGCATCGTTAAAAGAAAGTTACCGAATTTGCGTCTAAATGCAACTACCGTTCGTAGTAGTTCGCACATGAATAATTTGGGAAGACGTGCGGTTGCACTGCTATCTTTTTGTGTCTTGCTGGGCCTTTCCAGTGGATTTCTTCGTGCACAGCAGGGGGATACGGCCCTGTACGGAGGGATGAAATGGCGCTCGATCGGGCCGTTTCGCGCGGGTCGCGTCTCTGCCGTGGCAGGGATTGCGGGCAATGCGGCTATCTACTATATGGGCAGTCCGGGTGGGGGCGTGTGGAAGACGGTGGACGGCGGGGTGGTGTGGACGCCGATCTTCGACCAGATGCATGTGGCGTCGATCGGGGCGATTGTGGTCGCGCCGTCGAAGCCAGACGTGGTCTATGTGGGCACCGGCGATGTGAGCCTGGTCGGGGCAGCCGTGAACATGGGCAACGGGATCTACAAGTCTGTCGACGCGGGACGCACGTGGACTCATGTGGGGCTCGAGAATACGGAGCATATCGGCGCTATGTGGGTGGATCCCACGAATCCGGATGTGGTGGTGGTGGCGGCGCTGGGGCGGACGTTCTCGCCGAATGCGGAGCGGGGGGTCTTCAAGACGACCGATGGCGGCAAGAGCTGGCGTAAGGTGCTCTACAAGGACGACGAGACGGGCGCGATCGACGTGGTGTTTGCCGCGGATGACTCGAAGATAGGCTATGCCGCCATGTGGCACCATCTGGTGAAACCGGGGCAGACGCAAGACCTGATCAACGGCTCGAAGGGCGGAGCGATCTATAAGACGACCGATGGCGGCGAGACGTGGACGCCGATTGTTGCACCGGGTCTGCCGGCCGAGGGGTTGAGCCGCATCGGCGTGGCGACGTCGCTGGGTGGCAAGCGTGTCTATGCGATTGTGGCGGCTATGGGCGGAAACGCCGGCTTTTATCGGTCCGACGACGGCGGTGCGAACTGGATCAAGAGCACGACTGATCCGCGGGTGACCGGCAGCGGGTATTTCAGCAGGGTTTTCATTGATCCGAAGAATCCGGACGTTATTTATGTGGCGCAGACTTCGCTTTACCGGTCGGAGGATGGCGGGCACACGTTCATCTCGTACAAGGGAGCGCCGGGCGGGGACGACAATCACGCGCTGTGGATCGATCCTACGGATTCGACGCGCATGATCATGGCGAGCGATCAGGGCGCGACGATCAGCATGGACACCGGGAAGAGCTGGAGCTCCTGGTATAACCAGCCGACGGCCCAGATCTATCACATGTCAACGGACAACCGGTTCCCCTACTGGGTCTACGGGACGCAGCAGGATAGCGGCAGCGTGGCTACGCTGAGCCGGGGGGATTATGGTGCGATCACCTTCCTCGACTGGGATCCGGTGGCGGCCTATGAGTTCGGGTACATCGTGCCTGATCCTTCGAACCCGAACATGGTCTATGCGGGCGGGCCGGGACGTGGTTTGGTGCTGTTGAACCGCGCCAACCGACAGGTGCAGACGATCTCTCCGAACCTGAGCCGCGACGGCGACTATCGCATGGCGCAGAATCCGCCGTTGGCGTTTTCTCCGCAGGATGCGCATGTGTTTTACGAGGGCACGCAGTTCCTGATGGAGACGAGCGACGCCGGGACGAACTGGAAGAAGATCAGCCCTGACCTGACGGTCCGAGCCGGCAGCGAAGAGACGAACCGGAAGGAGAAAGAAGAGGCTGCATCGCACGCACAGCAGGACAGAAAGCTGAGAACGAAGGAGGCGAACGAGACGCTGGCACAGCCGAATCGGAGCGCCATCAACACATTTGCTCCTTCGCCCGTGGCAAAGGGACAGATATGGGCAGGCACGACCAACGGCCTGGTGCAACTGACCAAGGACGACGGGGCGAGCTGGCAGCAGGTGTCTCCGCAGGGACTTACTCAGTTCACGATGATCAGCATCATCGAGGCTTCGCACTTCGACGCGGCTACAGCTTATGTTGCGGTTGACCGGCACGAGGAGGACGACTTCAAGCCGCATATCTATCGCACGCGCGATGCGGGCAAGAGTTGGGAGCAAACGGTCGCAGGTATCGCTGATGGAGATTTTGTTCGCGTGGTTCGCGAGGATCCGGTTCGCAAGGGTCTGCTGTACGCGGGAACGGAGAATGCGACGTATGTCTCCTTCGACGACGGTGAACACTGGAGTACGCTTCAACTGAACATGCCGACGACCTCAGTGAGGGATTTGCAGGTTCGAGGCAGCGATCTGGTGGCCGCGACGTATGGACGTTCCTTCTGGATTCTGGATGATATAAGCCCTCTGCGGCAGATCGATGCGAAGACGGCGCAGCAGCAGACGGTGTTCTACCGGCCCGAGCGGGCTCTTCGGGTGCAGTTGGATCTGAATGGGGATACTCCGTTGCCACCAGAGATACCGGCTGGGCAGAATCCGCCGAACGGTGCGCTGCTGGATTTCTACCTGAAGACGGAGCCGACGGAGGATATCGCGCTCGCGATCTACGATAGCAAGGGCCAACTTGTTCGGGAGTTTTCGACGAAGGCAGAGACGCACACTGCAGAGCCGCCCCCCAATGTTCCGGACTACTGGCTGGGGCATCCGGAGCCGCTGACAAAGGTGGCTGGGATGAACCGATTCTTGTGGGATCTGCGCTATGCTCCGCCGTTGGCGCTACGGCATCAGTATGCAATCTCGGCGATGTATGGCAATACACCTGCGGAGCCACAAGGGGCGCTGGTAACGCCGGGTTTGTACGAAGTGCGGCTTACGGTGGGCAGCAAGCAGTATAAGCAGCCGCTTGAGGTCGTGATCGATCCGAGGATTGCGGTGTCGAAGGATGCGCTGGCGCGCCAGTTTGAGCTGGAACGCAAGACGACCGACATGGTGACGCTGACCTACAACTACTATCATCAGGCGATCGCGTTGCGGGAAGCTATCACCGGGGCAGAGAAAAAGCTACAGAACCAGGACGCCGAGTCGGTTGCTGCTTTGAAGGAGTTCGACCAGAAGGTGTTGCGACTGCAGGGCGCTGAGGGTCGCGGAGGCGGACCTCCTGCCGCCGGCCGGACGAAGCCCACGTTTGCACTGCTGAACGGCGAGTTCGGCTCGCTGGCGACCACGGTCGATAGTGCGGACAGCGATCCGACGCCGGTAATGGATGCGACCTTTGGCGACTACTGCCGCGATCTGCTGAATGTAACGACGAGCTGGAATCAGTTGGTCAAGCAAGAGCTTCCGACGCTGAACGACACGCTGGAAAAACAGAAGATGTCGGCGCTGCCGGCGGGAACGATTGGAGCGCCAACGCAGTGTCCGTTACCTACCGATAATCGCGCTGCGAAATGATTTTGTTTCATCAGTAAATTATTCCATTTGTTAATTTGCTTCTTTGTGTTATTCACTGAATATCCAAATTTTTCGTTTTCGCGTTGAGGTTCTCCAAGAGACCCAACGTCAACACCAACTCAGCACGTCCACGACTGAGCGCTGAAAGTGTCAGTGAACTCTTATTCCCAGGCACGGCAGTACTTACTTGAAGCATCTGGAGGCTCTTCATCATGAAATGCAGTAATCTCCTTAAGATCGCAGGAGCGTTTTTCCTGTGTGTCTCCATGTCACTTGCACAAACGAGTACGACCGGTGCTGTGAACGGTACGATTGCGGACGCGTCCGGCGCCATTGTTCCTGGGGCTACCGTTATCTTGTTTAATCCTGCGACGGGAACGACGCAGACGGTAAAGAGCAGTGCTTCCGGTACGTATCGGTTCGAGTTGATCCCTCCGGGCGACTACGTATTGCGGGTGGATCAGGCGGGATTTGCCAAGCTTGAGTCAAAAATTACAGTGAGCAATGCACAGGTGCTTGGAGCTGACCTGAAGCTGCAGGTGGGCAGCGAAACGACGACAATCGACGTTGAATCCGTGGCCACGACGTTGCAGACGGAAAACGGAAACGTGGCAACCAATGTAAGCCGGAAGCAGATCGAAGAGGTTCCGAACTCCGGCAATAACATGACGTATGTGACGCGCATTACGCCGGGTATGGGCACAGGCTTCGGTGTTTCGGGAAGCACGACGCTTTATACGGTGGACGGCATGATGAATAACGATCCGTATAACAACTCGAATAACTCCGGCGCTTCGAACCTGATGCTTGGCATCAATGACGTGGAAGAGGCGACGGTCACCGGTAACGGGTACTCGGGGCAATTTGGCGGCCTTGTGGGCGCGCAGGTTAGCTTTGTGACCAAGAGCGGCGGCAACCGGATGCATGGTGATGCCTCGTGGTTCTGGACCGGTCGCTCTCTGGTTGCGAACAACTGGTTTAACAACCACAACGGCACTCCCCGGCCATTTGAGAATGCAAACGAGTGGTCAGCCGCCATCAGCGGTCCGGCGATCAAGGACAGGCTGTTCTTTTATGTAGATACAGAAGGTCTGCGCGCCGTTCTGCCGTCAGCATCGACCGGCATTTTGCTTCCGTCGCAGAATCTGCAGAACTACACTCTCTCGACTCTTGCCGCGAAGGGCCTGTCAAATTCGGTTCCTTATTACAAGAACATGTTTTCTATCTATAACGCGGCTGCCGCAGCACATAATGCTGTGCCGGGAAATCCAACAGCTGTAAACAATGCTGCAAATCCGACGGCGACAAGCACTGGTTGCCCGAGTGCTCCGAGTCTTACGGCAGGGGAGATCGCAGGGCTGGGTACAGCAGCAGGCGCCTGCACGGTCTTCTATCAGGGATCTGCGACTAACTTCGCTAACGAGTGGTTGCTCATCGCGCGAGCCGACGCTGTTCTGGGGCCGCGTGACAGAGGCTTTATTCGCTACGAACATGACACCGGGAGCCAGCCAACTACGACCGACCAGATCAACCCGCTGTTCAGCGCGATCAGCATTCAGCCCCAGCACTCTGGGCAGGTCAACGAGACCCATAACTTCGGGGCGCGTGCGGTGAACAATCTGATCGTCACCGGCCTGTGGTATGGAGCGCTCTTTGGACCGTCGAATCTGCCGGCCACACTGGCGCTCTATCCGGCGCAGATGTCGTTCAGCGACAGCTCGCTTACCGGCCTGGGTGGTACGAACGCCTCGTTCCCTACCGGACGTAATATCACAACGATGCAGTTGCAGGATGACGTGGCAATCGATGCAGGCAGCCATACGATCAAGTTTGGCGGTCGCGCATACCTGATCAAGGAGAACGACCACTACTTCACGGCAGGAACGGTGCCGTTGCAGACAGTGTCCACGCTCGGCGCCTTTATCAATGGAGGAAGCGACGGGTCGAATACCACGACGTTCGCTCAGTCGTTCGTTACCAAGCCAAACCACCCGATCATGTATGACCAGCTTGGCTTCTATGTGGAAGATGACTGGAAGGCGCGCCGGGACTTCAACATGACCTTTGCCCTGCGGATCGAGCACCAGGGGAACGTCAAGTGTCTGGATAACTGCCTGACCCTGCCGTTACAGCCGTTTCCAACGTTGACTCACTCCGCGGCCACCCCTTATAACCAAGCACTCGCCTTCAACCAGAAGGAAGTCCTTCCTGGATTGCAGGGGGTTGAATGGGAGCCACGTGTTGGGTTCTCCTATAACCCGCCAATTCTGCACGATACGCTTGTAGTTCGTGGCGGAGCCGGTATCTTCTTTGATGGATTGCCTGGCAATATCGTGGAATCCATCGTCAAGAACTCCCCGGTGAAGAATACCTTCAAGCCTTCCGGAGATAACATCGCGTCGACGGAGACCTCTAACCTTTTCAACGATGCAGCTGCATTGAACACAGCGTTCAGCGGCAACATCGTGAACGGTGGAACGGTTGCATCCATCAAGGCCAGCTTGCCGACGGCGCTGCAGCCATTCTTCACGCCGCCGGGGTTGTATGGTCCTCAGAACAACTTCAAGATCTACCAGATATACAAGTGGAATCTTGAGGTGCAGAAGTCGTTCGGTAAAGGAACGACCGTTTCTATGAACTACCTGGGCAACCACGGCATCAACAAGCCGTATACCAACGCGGGCCTGAATGCTTACTCGACCACAATCGCCGGTCTACCGACATCGGCACCGGATACGCGGTTCGGGCAGGTGAACTACATTGTGTCCGGAGGCATGTCGAACTACAACGGTTTGATCGCGACCTTCACGCAGCGGTTCCGTGGCGGTAGCGTCTTCACAGCCGGCTACACCTATGGCAAGTCGATGGACACGACGACGACAGGCCTTAGCTCCACGACGACAGGCACGACGGATATCGCGTCGTCTGTCGACCCGTACAATCCCACCCGGTATGCTCCGGCTTCCTCGGACATCCGCAACTACCTGACGCTGAATTACGTATATAAAGTCCCGTTCAAGAACGCGTTTTATGGCGGATGGCAAGTCGCCGGAGCGGCCTTTATCTACTCGGGCCTTCCCTTCACCGTCGTTGACTCGGCAGCAACAGCCAAGATCAACGGTTCGGCGAGCTCGGGCGGTTTCTATGGCGGTACGTTGATTGCAAACTATAACTACAGCGGAGAGGCTGCGTGCAGCCGTGCATATCAAGCTAACCCCTGCTTGACAGCTTCGCAGTTTCCCATCGGAACGAATGGTCTGCACACTTCAAGCGTCTCGTCCAACGGGCCACGTAACGCATTCCGCGGTCCCGACTATATCAGCACCGACCTCAGCATCATGAAGGAGATTCCGTTGCACTTTGAAGGTGGTGTGTTCAGCTTTGGGGCGCAGGCCTACAATGTTCTGAACCATCCTAACTTCTCACGTCCGACCACGAGTTCGTTCACCTCGACGAGCTTTGGCACCATCACTTCGATGGTGAATCCAGCGGGCGTCTTCAGCGGAGTGAGTGGTGACGATTCGCCACGCATTGTGCAGATCAAGACCAAGCTCGTCTTCTAGAAGAAGAGTAGGGTTTGTTTCAATTGGAAACGGCAGTCCATTATGGGCTGCCGTTTTATTTGCAGTATAGGAGGGACTTCGTTTAGTTGGAGGTGCTTGCCGGTGTAGCGCGGAATCCAGTGCTACGCAACCGGTAGCGGACTGCAGCGGCTGCGAAGGTTATGAGCGAGGAGACTTCGACAAAGACTTTGCCTCCGTCGAGCAGGTCTGGATGCCCATCCTTAAGGAGCGGGTCAGTAAGAATGCTGTGCAGGAAGAAGAGCGCGGCTGCGGGAAAGACGAGGTAGTGGAGATTTCGCCAGAGCGGGCGGCCGATCCGGGTGCGAAGGAGGGAGCTGAGGAGGACCAGCAAGAGTAAATAGAGAGCAGCGGCTCCTGCGAGATTGAGTTTCGGCTGGAGGGGCGAATGGATGGGCCAGAGGATGTCGATTACGCGAAAGTGCGGCTCATGCAGGAAGAGCAAGACCACGGGGTGCGTGAGGGTGAGCGCAACGGCGGCGTAGGCGGTCCATTGGTGGAGCGCGAAGATGTTCATGCGGCGATGAGGCCATTGGCGCAGCGGGCTGTATCGCAACGCGATCATCATGCCCAACAGCATATTGAGTGCCGCAGCACCGACAGCGCCGAGACCGAGGTAGGCGCATAGATCAAGAATGGTCATAAAACTCCATGGCGGGGTGGGGATTGCTGCTTCCGGTTCAGTCGACGGTAATCCTCGTCTTATCCAAGATGCAGGAGACGTTCGGAAACGTTCCGCAGCCATGGCGACAGAGATGCGATGACGAGAGCGGCGCCGCATACCATGGCTGAAAGAGTCAGGATCGTCGAGAGGCGGCGTTGGGGGCTGGAAGTGGGGAACCTCTGAATGAGACGGTCGATGCGTACCGCAAACTCGGACTCTCCGCAGACGAGCCCGGTACAGATCATCGCGGGGTCAGGCGTGGTAGCCCGACGCGTCAAGGCGACCAAGGTTTCGGCGAGCAGGAAGGCGCGCGTACTATCACCCCGCACGGCATCGTCATCAGCGGCCCACTCCGCGGCATTTTGCCAGAGACGCATCCACGTGCTGCCAGCCGGCAATCTGAGGCTGAGTCTCGGAATGACATGGAGAGAGAAGAGCTTCCAGTTGTCGCGGTGTAACGCGTGGGAACGCTCGTGGTCGAGCACTACATCGAGGGCCAGAGCGCTCAGACTGCCATCTTCCATTAGATTCTGTGAGATACAGACGAAGGGGTTGTAGAGGCCAACCAAGGCGACTCGATGCGCAGGCTCTTGAAGGGTGTAGATGGGGGTCTGATTGTGGGCGTGGGTTAAGCTCTGCCCGGAGCGCCTGCAGGCCTGGCTGAAGTGTATGGTTCTGGCCGCGATGCGGAGGCTGCGGAGGGCGGCGAATCCAAACCAGGCACAGACGATGGCCGCAAGAAGAAGGCAGAGCCAGCCGACCGTCTCCGGCGCAAGGTTTGTCTCGGTGTGAAGATACTGCGGGACACAAAAGAAGCCAGTTAGCAGCACTGCGACGAGGAAAGGCGCGACTTGCAGCAGGTAAAGGAGGCGCTCATGCTGTCTGACGGGCAGGGATGCCAGCAGGCGCTGAAGGAGGGGGGCGCCTGCCCAAAGGATGAGTTCGAGCGTGGTCTGCAGGATGCCTATGCTAACCACAATAAGGCAGGCCAGACGGAGGGTATACGAGAGAACCATGTCAGGAGCCTCCGTCAGGTTCAGGGTCGGACCCAAGGTAGTTGGCGCGTGCGGATCGAATCTTGGACTCTAACTGGTCGAGCATGCCGGTGTCGTAATGATGGACAGCGTCGACCAGGCATGATAGCAACATATCGGGCCGCTCCCCTGAATCGGAGAAGTAGCGACGGATCAGGTCCGAGGCGCGCCGTTCCTCGATCTCCCTGGCAGTGAGGTGCGCGGAATAGATGAACGCGCGGTCCTTCTTTTCGCGGTGCAGGAGGCCTTTTTTGAAGAGACGATCGAGGGTCGTCATCACGGTGGTGTAGGCCAACGCCGTGCTTAGACGCTCCGCTACCTGCTGAACATTGGCATTACCCTGAGATCGGAGTACCGACAGGACTTCCCGTTCCCTCCGGCCTAATCCCCATGCGGGCTGCTTTGAGCCGGAACCTGGGGTGGAGGGTTCCCCCTGTTGCGGCTGGGTTTCGGGATTTTTACTCGAGTCAGCCATTTCGATTGATCCAGTGAAGACGATGCCAAGGATGCCTCGGAGACGTTTCCGGACGGCTAAAAGTTTCGTGTCCCACTGGATTAGCCCGACACAAATTTAGACGGTTGAAGTCCTCAGCGCAGGCCAAAAGATGGGCTATATTGAATTTGTTCAAGCTTAATCCAACTCTATCAAGAGTGCTTTCTGTGTGGAGGAATTTTGCGTCGATTTGTGTCTGTACTCCTGCTCAACACTATGGCTGCCGGGCTGGTAGCCCAATCAGCGCCTTCGTCATCGAGCGCTCTGCTTGGTTATACAGACGCGAACGCAAAAGTCGAGCGTGACTGGGAAAACCGTTTTCGAGCCATTCCTGAGGCGAAGCGGGCGCATGAGAATATGCGTCTGTTGGCGGCGCATCCGCACCATGTAGGCTCTGAGGCTCAACGAAAGAACGCGGAATGGATGGTGGCGCGCTACAAGGAATGGGGTTGGGACGCGCACATCGAACAGTTTGACGTGTTGTATCCGATGCCAAAGACGATGCTGCTCGAGATGGTAGGGCCCAAGCCGTTCAAAGCGAAGCTGGATGAACCGCCGCTTGCGGAAGATCCGTATACGCACGAGAAGGCGACCCAACTCCCTGGGTACAACATCTACTCCGCGGATGGGGATGTGACCGGACCCCTGGTTTACGCGAACTATGGGATGCTCGATGACTACGCTGAATTGGAGCGGAATGGCATCTCGGTCAAGGGAGCCATCGTCATCACGCGTTACGGCGGCGGCTGGCGCGGATTGAAGCCGAAGCTGGCTTATGAACATGGAGCTATCGGATGCATCATCTACTCCGATCCGGCGGATGACGGCTATGTGCAGAATGATGTGTTGCCGTCTGGCCCGATGCGCCCGAGTGGCGGCGTACAGCGCGGCAGCGTCGCAGACACCCCGCTCTATCCTGGCGATCCGCTGACGCCAGGTTATGGGTCTGTCCCGGGGGCGAAGCGGCTGGCGATCAAGGATGCTCAGGTACTGATGAAGATTCCGGTGCTGCCAATCAGCTACGGTGATGCGCAGCCACTGCTGGCCGCATTGAGCGGCAGCGTTGTTCCTCCGGCCTGGCGTGGCGGTTTGCCGATGACGTACCACTTCGGCCCCGGACCGGCCAAGGTGCATCTGAAGCTCGCCTTTGATTGGGGAACGAAGCCGGTGCTAGATGTTGTCGCTACCATGAAGGGTTCGGTCGAGCCGGATGTTTGGATCGTGCGTGGCAATCACTACGATGGCTGGGTCAATGGCGCAGACGACCCGATCTCGGGACAGTCTGGAATGCTGGAAGAGGCTCGCGCTCTGGGAGAACTTGCGAAGCAGGGCTGGCGTCCTAAACGAACGCTGATTTACGCAGCCTGGGATGGTGAGGAGCCGGGTTTGCTGGGCTCGACCGAGTGGGCCGAGACTCATGCGGAGGAACTGTCTAAACATGCGGCGCTCTATGTCAACAGTGACGAGAGCAATCGCGGCTTTTTCAATGCGGGTGGGTCGCATGCGCTCGAGCGTCTTGTGAACGACGTGGCGCACGATGTGACGGACCCGGAGACCAAGGCTTCCATCTGGAAGAGGCAGCAGGCGGCGATGCTCAGCCGGGGGGGGCGGCCAGGCGCACGCAGCGTGGATTCGGGCAGCGAGACCATTCCGATTGGAGCGATTGGGAGTGGTTCAGATTTCGCTACGTTTATCGACCACCTTGGCATTGCTTCGCTGAACCTCGGTTTCGGGGGTGAGGATCGTGGCGGCACCTATCATTCGGCTTACGATACGCCGTGGTACATCGAGCACTTTGGGGATAAGGAGTCCCTTTACGGAGCTGCGCTGGCTCAGACGGCGGGCACTCTGGTGATGCGAGTGGCCGACGCCGATGTGCTGCCCTATGATTTTTCGAATCTGGCGGAGACGATCGGGGGCTACTCGACCGAATTGAAGTCGCTGGTGAAGCAGCTACAGCGGGAATCTGCGGTGCGGCAGCGGAACATCGCGATGGGCGTATATACGCTCGCAGCTGACCCGCAGCATCCGACGACGCTTCCGGGGCCGCTTGCCAGCCCGCCCGACATGGACTTTTCGCAGCTTGATGGTGCCATTGCCGCTTTGAAGACGGCGGCAGACAAGTTCAACAAGGCGCGTGCGGCTGGCATTGCGGCCTCACCGTCGAAGCTGAGTGCGGTGAATGCAGAGTTGGCGACGGCTGAGCGCAAGTTTCTGAATGCGGATGGTCTGCCGCGCAGGCCGTGGACCCAGAATATTCTCTATGCCCCGGGTTGGTATACGGGGTACGGCGTCAAGACGCTGCCTGGAGTTCGGGAGGCGATCGAGGACGGACGATATCCAGAGGCGGCGGCGCAGTTGACGATTGCCACACAAGCTATCGCCAATGAGGCAGCCTACATCGACAAGATTGCCGACGAACTGGCTGTTCCATAGAGGTGATTCTTTTGCTCAACCGTCGGCTTGCAGATACAGGCCAA encodes:
- a CDS encoding transferrin receptor-like dimerization domain-containing protein, whose product is MRRFVSVLLLNTMAAGLVAQSAPSSSSALLGYTDANAKVERDWENRFRAIPEAKRAHENMRLLAAHPHHVGSEAQRKNAEWMVARYKEWGWDAHIEQFDVLYPMPKTMLLEMVGPKPFKAKLDEPPLAEDPYTHEKATQLPGYNIYSADGDVTGPLVYANYGMLDDYAELERNGISVKGAIVITRYGGGWRGLKPKLAYEHGAIGCIIYSDPADDGYVQNDVLPSGPMRPSGGVQRGSVADTPLYPGDPLTPGYGSVPGAKRLAIKDAQVLMKIPVLPISYGDAQPLLAALSGSVVPPAWRGGLPMTYHFGPGPAKVHLKLAFDWGTKPVLDVVATMKGSVEPDVWIVRGNHYDGWVNGADDPISGQSGMLEEARALGELAKQGWRPKRTLIYAAWDGEEPGLLGSTEWAETHAEELSKHAALYVNSDESNRGFFNAGGSHALERLVNDVAHDVTDPETKASIWKRQQAAMLSRGGRPGARSVDSGSETIPIGAIGSGSDFATFIDHLGIASLNLGFGGEDRGGTYHSAYDTPWYIEHFGDKESLYGAALAQTAGTLVMRVADADVLPYDFSNLAETIGGYSTELKSLVKQLQRESAVRQRNIAMGVYTLAADPQHPTTLPGPLASPPDMDFSQLDGAIAALKTAADKFNKARAAGIAASPSKLSAVNAELATAERKFLNADGLPRRPWTQNILYAPGWYTGYGVKTLPGVREAIEDGRYPEAAAQLTIATQAIANEAAYIDKIADELAVP